ATATtcttcattattaaattttagagGTTTTTTCTTTACataagattttttttccttCTGTTTTCAATAGCAGGAAACAGCTGCTCGTCatgaagaattaaaaaaattagtgtaGGCTAAGATTGCTCTTCAGCAAAGTAACTTGAATCCTGAAAGAACTGGTCAGATATTTCAAAATGTTATTATGAATTACATATTGTTGTGTTGTCCTGCGGTATTGGTATTTCTTTGGAATGCTTATGGCTATGAATTTAAGTAACTTGCACGAAAGGCCTCAAATGAACCACTGAACTATTGATTAGTTCAAATGGTTCATGGAACTTGCAAGAAAGGCTCAAATGGCCCTATTTAATACACTCATTGTAACATCatctaaaattattcttttgttAGTAGCCCCATGATGACCTGTAACTTCTCAAAGACCCAAATCTCTAACAAAAGTGGAGATTTTGGATGGATGTTAATATTACTATATTCGAAGATTTTTTAGACCAGATTTTAGTTTTCCCTGAAGGTGGCTAGCACAACAAACCACTGTCAATGCTCCTCCACTTCAATCAAGGTGTTTAAGTGTGAATCGAACTTGAGATCTTAACCTCTTATGTCCAAAGACTCTTACTTCCTTGAGCTACTCTGGGTTGGTATATTGGAAGGTGTTCTTGTAGCCTTTCTAGCAAGTTTTAGCCTATAATTGTGTTTAAGAAGATGGTATTTGATAAGTTTTTTTCCAGGTGTTGTAGTGTTCTTGCAGATGTGATTTAGTCTTTTCACGATTTCAATGACTATTTTACTTCATGCTTATTCTTTATTCACCCTCCCAATAGTGGCATTAACATCTCTCCATCCTATCTCATTGGTAATAGGTGCATGGGATCTTTCTGATTTTACTGAATAAAATAAAGCGTACTATAATTTTTCTACTTGAACCTTCTTTACTCTaacaaatgaaaattttgaaactatCTATGAAGTTTAGTTACTGTAATTTGTTCAATGTTTTCTGCTAATTGTGTTTTTAGAATCTAAAGTATATCATATTGATGTGGTTGTTGTGTTGACTAATTACAGACAGCATTTTTCATCGACATTAGATTCCAGCATAAAACGCAATACAGCAGTTATTAAGAAACTTAAGCAGATTAATGAAGAACAGAGAGACAGTTTGATGGATGAATTGAGAAATGTCAACATGAGCAAATTTGTTACTGAAGCAGTGACAGCCATCAGTGAGGCAAAGCTACGGTCTTCTGATATTCAAGCTGTTGTTCAGGTGATTAGATAAATAAGTATGTTATGGTAGTTTGCAGCTGTAGTAACTCATTCTCTTATGAAACAGAATCTTACTGTGTATAACTTTACTTTAGAGATATTTTAGTGAATGTAGGAGAACATTTTGTCCTTTTTGTTTAAGGCCAGTGTTGGCTTATATAAGTTTGAAATGCTTAATTTCTGTTATAGATAATCCTTAGATCCCATGGTACTTTGGAAAAAACTTGCCTTTGAACAATTAGTCATGATCTCAAACTATTAAAAGTTCCTATGGTCCTATGGTTTTTCAATCATTCAGATGTAGAATAAATCTTAGAGTGGTTTAGTCCATTTGAATTTGTTAGCATTTTATCTTGTTCGATAATTCCATCCTAGATTCCTCTTAAATATATGTCCAGCAACTGAATGCTCATATTATTCAATAAagcattttgttatttttctttatgGTTTTCAGCCATGCTCTGCTGCACGAATGGACCGCCGAGAAATGTTACTACATATATGTTGTTTCCTTTTGTCAGTGTATtccttttaaaatatcaataaacaCGACTAGTTTACTATTATCTGTTTTATACCCTTCGACCACACAATTCAACTCGAAGCAGCTGATTCTATAGTGGATTTTAGAGAGATAATATGGTCATATGGACTGGGAAAGTGCTAAGCTATTGTAGTCATCTGGCATGCTGAGTCACATACCAGTCCTAGCTAGTTCTTTCAGTTTGTTGGGTTTTTATTCATCTTACATGTCTCTTACCATTCAACATGTCTAGTGTTAGGTGGATGACTTTACACTTTTTACCCGGACCTTGATTTGTTGGACCACGTGAGATGTAGAAACACTAGACATGTGAATGGATTTAGCTGTTTtatgtttctatttttcaatTCCACATACATTATCTTTTGTGCCCCCCTTTTGGTAATGTTTGTTATCCTTTCGTAGATTTGTTCGCTGCTTCATCAAAGGTACAAGGATTTCTCACCAAGTTTGATTCAGTGCCTGCTGAAAATCTTCTTTCCTGGAAAATCTAGTGATGATTTGGAGGCAGACAAGAACTTAAGAGCGATGAAGAAGCGTAGCACATTAAAAGCTCCTCCTGGAGCTGTACTTTGTTAGAGTAATAGACGATTGtagtatttttgttaatatcaTCAAGGATCTTACCAGTATGGAGCATTTTAAGGACCGTGAGGCAACACAGATGAATCTGTCTCTTCTTGCCATCTTTGCTCGACAAGCGAGAACCTTCCTAGAACTTCCACTGTCAGGACAACAAGTAGTTGATGAGGTGACTGAAAAACTTGTCTTAACTCGTCTGTTTAAGTACTTGATGGCTCTTTTTGGTGTCTCCTGCAATTGCATTTTGACTAATTTATCAATGATTGAAGGTTTAATGATGTAGATGTCATTGTTGTTTCTTATGTAATTTTATCAGCTATTAATATGGCTAGAGAGGGTCTTTTAGTTGAGTAACCTCCCACTACGAATGCGGCTGGACATCTC
This genomic window from Impatiens glandulifera unplaced genomic scaffold, dImpGla2.1, whole genome shotgun sequence contains:
- the LOC124918105 gene encoding regulator of nonsense transcripts UPF2-like; translation: MKVVLVVRIRQSKMVKQHFSSTLDSSIKRNTAVIKKLKQINEEQRDSLMDELRNVNMSKFVTEAVTAISEAKLRSSDIQAVVQICSLLHQRYKDFSPSLIQCLLKIFFPGKSSDDLEADKNLRAMKKRSTLKAPPGAVLC